A window of the Lactuca sativa cultivar Salinas chromosome 5, Lsat_Salinas_v11, whole genome shotgun sequence genome harbors these coding sequences:
- the LOC111892367 gene encoding uncharacterized protein LOC111892367 isoform X2, which produces MESTSSILQKLPQRAETQGRSEEYFGRWLRERKIPRDRVVFATKVSGPSGQMSWIRGGPTSLDRRNIKMAIDNSLLRLQTDYIDLYQLHWPDRYVPMFGETDYDPVRQYSPVSFDEQLDALGTAVDAGKIRFIGVSNETPYGVMKFLQAAENNPSYPRITTVQNSYNLLCRNFDSGLAECCHLERVRLLAYSPLAMGLLSGKYMLPDGGGDDARLNLFKGRYSEGESRYNLSNPTITEATKAYVSIAERYGIHPVSLAIGFVLRHPLVSSAIFGATKLWQLEEVVNACDIKLSPEIIADIDEVHSRFPNPCS; this is translated from the exons ATGGAATCAACTTCTTCGATTCTGCAGAAAT TGCCACAGCGTGCAGAAACACAAGGAAGGAGCGAAGAATACTTTGGTCGCTGGCTTAGAGAGAGAAAAATACCTCGTGATCGTGTTGTATTTGCTACCAAG GTTAGTGGCCCTTCTGGGCAGATGAGTTGGATTCGAGGGGGTCCAACTAGTTTGGATAGAAGGAATATAAAGATGGCTATTGACAACAG TTTGCTGAGACTACAGACTGACTATATCGATCTTTATCAACTCCATTGGCCTGATCG ATATGTTCCAATGTTTGGAGAAACTGATTATGATCCTGTCAGACAATATAGCCCTGTTAGTTTTGATGAACAACTTGATGCTCTAGGAACAGCAGTTGATGCTGGTAAG ATCAGATTCATTGGTGTAAGCAATGAAACACCATATGGGGTCATGAAGTTCCTACAAGCTGCTGAAAATAACCCTAGCTATCCAAGAATAACCACTGTTCAG AACTCGTACAACTTGCTCTGTCGAAATTTCGATTCAGGATTGGCAGAGTGTTGTCATTTGGAGAG ggttaggttattggCATATAGCCCTCTGGCAATGGGTTTGCTTTCTGGAAAGTATATGTTACCTGATGGTGGTGGAGATGATGCTCGTTTGAATCTTTTCAAAGGCAGGTATTCAGAAGGGGAATCCAGATATAACTTATCAAATCCCACCATTACAGAAGCTACTAAA GCATATGTCTCGATTGCAGAACGTTATGGTATCCATCCGGTATCTCTTGCAATTG GTTTTGTTTTGAGACACCCTCTTGTGAGCAGTGCTATTTTTGGGGCTACAAAATTATGGCAACTTGAGGAGGTTGTTAATGCATGTGATATAAAGCTTAGCCCAGAAATCATTGCAGACATAGATGAGGTTCATTCAAGATTTCCCAATCCTTGCTCTTGA
- the LOC111892946 gene encoding uncharacterized protein LOC111892946, with product MEFLKSFDSDDDVEFVETFFNVVQHVHVEESSNAARTRTVVNRDRQAAHDLLVRDYFADNCLYNDDSFERRFRLNKAIFLRISNALESRYDFFKQKPDARGRMGFSSIQKCAAALRYLGYGIAFDASDEYLKISERTAVECVDWFSACVYEVFHEEYLRKPTQRDIERLYSAHEERHGFPGMLGSLDCTHVAWEKCPTTWRGQFTRGDIGEPTIILEAVASQDLWIWHAFFGVAGSNNDLNVLGQSPLFNDIWTGKAPDMTFTVNGHAYKYGYYLGDGIYPDYSTLMKAYSVPRSEKTKLFTKKQESARKDIERAFGVLKQTWHIVKYATRLWDKERIKRMVLACIIMHNMIIENEGRAICTYDPNDVVVPIEEFVPGTNVFLERVVEIHNSETCFNLREDVAEHLYQHSMNDD from the coding sequence ATggaatttttaaaaagttttgacTCGGATGACGACGTTGAATTCGTCGAGACATTCTTCAATGTTGTGCAACACGTTCACGTCGAAGAAAGTTCGAATGCAGCGCGTACAAGGACGGTCGTCAATCGTGATCGTCAAGCCGCACACGACTTATTGGTACGTGATTACTTTGCCGATAATTGTCTTTATAATGACGACTCGTTCGAACGTCGTTTTCGTCTGAATAAGGCTATATTTTTACGTATTAGTAATGCTTTAGAATCTCGTTatgattttttcaaacaaaaacccgACGCTAGAGGAAGAATGGGTTTTAGTAGTATACAAAAATGTGCGGCTGCTCTTAGGTATTTGGGATACGGTATAGCATTTGATGCATCTGACGAATACTTGAAAATATCCGAGAGGACCGCGGTTGAATGTGTAGATTGGTTTTCTGCATGTGTTTATGAGGTTTTTCACGAAGAATATTTGCGTAAACCTACTCAACGTGATATTGAGAGATTATATTCGGCTCATGAAGAGAGGCATGGATTTCCCGGTATGCTTGGCAGTCTAGATTGTACGCATGTGGCTTGGGAAAAATGTCCAACTACATGGCGTGGTCAGTTCACTCGAGGAGATATAGGTGAACCAACTATCATCCTAGAAGCTGTTGCATCTCAAGATTTGTGGATATGGCATGCCTTTTTTGGAGTAGCGGGGTCCAACAACGACCTTAATGTTCTTGGTCAGTCTCCACTTTTCAACGATATTTGGACCGGCAAAGCACCTGATATGACGTTCACGGTAAACGGGCACGCGTACAAATATGGTTACTACCTTGGTGATGGGATATACCCGGATTATTCTACATTGATGAAGGCATACTCAGTTCCTCGAAGTGAAAAAACAAAATTGTTTACAAAAAAACAGGAATCAGCAAGAAAGGATATCGAGAGGGCATTTGGAGTCCTTAAGCAAACATGGCATATAGTGAAATATGCTACACGACTTTGGGATAAAGAAAGAATTAAGCGAATGGTCCTAGCATGTATTAtaatgcataatatgattattgaaAATGAAGGTCGAGCGATTTGCACGTATGATCCGAACGAcgttgtcgttccaattgaggagTTCGTACCCGGAACGAATGTTTTTTTGGAGCGAGTTGTCGAAATCCATAACAGTGAAACGTGTTTCAATCTTCGAGAAGATGTCGCGGAACATTTGTACCAACATAGCATGAACGACGATTAG
- the LOC111892367 gene encoding uncharacterized protein LOC111892367 isoform X1, producing MAIPLSNLTPSLIVSKLCLGTMTFGEQNSLSQSFKLLDKAFDYGINFFDSAEMYPVPQRAETQGRSEEYFGRWLRERKIPRDRVVFATKVSGPSGQMSWIRGGPTSLDRRNIKMAIDNSLLRLQTDYIDLYQLHWPDRYVPMFGETDYDPVRQYSPVSFDEQLDALGTAVDAGKIRFIGVSNETPYGVMKFLQAAENNPSYPRITTVQNSYNLLCRNFDSGLAECCHLERVRLLAYSPLAMGLLSGKYMLPDGGGDDARLNLFKGRYSEGESRYNLSNPTITEATKAYVSIAERYGIHPVSLAIGFVLRHPLVSSAIFGATKLWQLEEVVNACDIKLSPEIIADIDEVHSRFPNPCS from the exons ATGGCTATCCCTCTTTCAAATCTCACTCCCAGTCTCATTGTTTCAAAGCTCTGTTTAG GGACGATGACGTTCGGTGAGCAAAATTCGTTGTCACAGTCCTTCAAACTCCTGGACAAAGCATTCGATTATGGAATCAACTTCTTCGATTCTGCAGAAAT GTATCCAGTGCCACAGCGTGCAGAAACACAAGGAAGGAGCGAAGAATACTTTGGTCGCTGGCTTAGAGAGAGAAAAATACCTCGTGATCGTGTTGTATTTGCTACCAAG GTTAGTGGCCCTTCTGGGCAGATGAGTTGGATTCGAGGGGGTCCAACTAGTTTGGATAGAAGGAATATAAAGATGGCTATTGACAACAG TTTGCTGAGACTACAGACTGACTATATCGATCTTTATCAACTCCATTGGCCTGATCG ATATGTTCCAATGTTTGGAGAAACTGATTATGATCCTGTCAGACAATATAGCCCTGTTAGTTTTGATGAACAACTTGATGCTCTAGGAACAGCAGTTGATGCTGGTAAG ATCAGATTCATTGGTGTAAGCAATGAAACACCATATGGGGTCATGAAGTTCCTACAAGCTGCTGAAAATAACCCTAGCTATCCAAGAATAACCACTGTTCAG AACTCGTACAACTTGCTCTGTCGAAATTTCGATTCAGGATTGGCAGAGTGTTGTCATTTGGAGAG ggttaggttattggCATATAGCCCTCTGGCAATGGGTTTGCTTTCTGGAAAGTATATGTTACCTGATGGTGGTGGAGATGATGCTCGTTTGAATCTTTTCAAAGGCAGGTATTCAGAAGGGGAATCCAGATATAACTTATCAAATCCCACCATTACAGAAGCTACTAAA GCATATGTCTCGATTGCAGAACGTTATGGTATCCATCCGGTATCTCTTGCAATTG GTTTTGTTTTGAGACACCCTCTTGTGAGCAGTGCTATTTTTGGGGCTACAAAATTATGGCAACTTGAGGAGGTTGTTAATGCATGTGATATAAAGCTTAGCCCAGAAATCATTGCAGACATAGATGAGGTTCATTCAAGATTTCCCAATCCTTGCTCTTGA